TATTGTAACGTTTAAAGATACATATACCAGATCTCTAACCGATTAAAAGCTTATAGTTATGGGGAAAATAAAAGTTTTGATTGTTGAAGATGAAATGATTATTTCAAACAATATTAAATTTTCTTTAATGGATAATGGTTACGAAATCTCAGAACAGGCCATTAACTATACCGAAGCCATCGCGGCTATTGAAAATGAAGTTCCGGATATCGCACTTTTAGACATCCAACTATCTGGAAAAAAGAGTGGCATCGAACTCGGAGCTGAAATCAATAAACGCTTTAAATTCCCTTTTATCTTTTTGACATCAAATGCAGATAGCCAAACAGTAAATAAAGCCAAAAGCGTAGAGCCTGCCGCTTATCTGATCAAGCCTTTTAGTAGTGTAGAATTGTCTACCTCTATTGAAATTGCGTTATACAATTTCTCTAAGCGGAATGAAAAAGCACTGAATCAGGAAAATCTGGTCATTAAAGATTCTCTGTTTATCAAAAAGAACAAAAACTTTATTCGAATTGACTTTAAAGATATCCTCTTTATCAAAAGTGATCATATTTATATCGAGATTGAAATGGTTGATGGAACGCAACACGTCATTCGTGGAAGCCTGAACGAATATATCAACAAACTATCCGGGAACTTCTTTAGATGTCATCGAAGTTATATTGTAAACCTGGATTACATGCAAACTGTAACTCATAATGAACTCATTATTTTAGAAAAAACGATTCCATTAGGAAAACGTCATAGAGAAGAACTCTTAACGGTAATTAATAAATCCTAACTGTTTCTTTCGATTTTCTCACATCACTTTTTTACAGCCCTACAACACGAATCCGCAACCTGAGAACATTTATTTTGCCCACTTTGGAGGTGTCATTTCTTTGCATTTAAAACCATACTAATACTGTATAAGAAATGAAACTTTTTAGATTTCGAACCGCATTTTTAATAGGGGCCTTGATTGCGTTATCTGGCAATCTGGCGTTTTCACAAATAACCGTAACATCCCAATACTGGACTGCCGGTTGGGGGCCTGCTGGAATTGGAGGACCTGAACCAGCTGGTTTAGACACCGCTAAACTGCCTTTAGTTCCAGAACGTTTCGGTAGTGTCGCCATCGGAGATTTGGATGGAGATGGTGATATGGACTTTGTATCCGGGAGTAACAGAGGTCGGTTCTTCTATTTTCAAAATCAGGGTACTGTTAGTAACCCTGTATTTATAAGAACATCCGGTGCTATTCCTTCGTTAGATACCATAAAAATTGGGGTAGTTCAAAACACCAATGAAGTTAGACCCCA
This genomic interval from bacterium SCSIO 12643 contains the following:
- a CDS encoding response regulator; this encodes MGKIKVLIVEDEMIISNNIKFSLMDNGYEISEQAINYTEAIAAIENEVPDIALLDIQLSGKKSGIELGAEINKRFKFPFIFLTSNADSQTVNKAKSVEPAAYLIKPFSSVELSTSIEIALYNFSKRNEKALNQENLVIKDSLFIKKNKNFIRIDFKDILFIKSDHIYIEIEMVDGTQHVIRGSLNEYINKLSGNFFRCHRSYIVNLDYMQTVTHNELIILEKTIPLGKRHREELLTVINKS